One Primulina huaijiensis isolate GDHJ02 chromosome 5, ASM1229523v2, whole genome shotgun sequence DNA segment encodes these proteins:
- the LOC140976576 gene encoding uncharacterized protein, translated as MDVAMDADMPLDYVEFQISPSQNRYEACLCYVNKKENKIASGLLEHLLLHSAEINALHSEGSDAKYKLKPPKNPRDLKWFTKSTLERFLHITCSPDMLDITNAVRREMSQLEEARRFHLSLYAKDMESEVQSGKTDSSSSHGSSSTPKTEGSDASKNELLRAMDMRLTALRGELTAAFDQAVDSRYSVEEMTDLEKFSTHFGSIYLRDSLSKHIELVRDQLAPVSSCTQFLESDRISSNQGNNDCVGSLASEPPVEYGASPAKVAQMERQSSSDHEESSFSNEEEQTSVERSRSLIRSASPRRSASPMRRIQIGRSGSRRSTAISIKNLNYIPARERLVLPNNPDGIDSDKEGHEEALKKSENNVRISVQDAISLFERKQKDQIGDIQNARPSSNAFSGGNKSVLRRWSSGISHESSRYHEESVLEDVSQVQNNLKNVEIVNNSPAAEAQSGVSFEDIPVEHFDIDVKLNSPEGTECGLAFAPEETLPIESTNDQKKAALAEWNRKTEAELNDLMIKMVQTKPTKFRTAVPNSSKRRSLPDEQRAGFYDHKEKRDEKLRGETGRRKAEKDKQFRVMQQVLDSRKSELAFANTRDAGKKQIVKKHQKPQKNVSQPEVPKPESPKIGSIKKTSLKASSLPTTRKSWPSAPSPRASAVSPTKVSNGRTFVGAMQARKSHPISSVSRSSKKAETPQTQPRPVKSNNNMTKSTTSTTYKKQHSVTETIQTTKSKVQTAPGNPVSSAKPSVYSKVTKKSTIVPLESKPFLRKGSGTNSNINPVSKIKASLQSQEPLMTVSYPIPTEENKSVSDSSDPLIQHQENEIGESEINTLMEPEFCATSPPKCEDKESLTQVYSTNDHVIDRVSDRELEADIEEGSAISPSAWVEIEENVDHSSTSNGHIFEMGSPASVAPVNTSNSRVRHSLSQMLLDENNESDITDWGNAEHPPPMSFQKDVPKGFKRLLKFARKSKNDLNTTGWSSPTVFSEGEEDTEDSKLVNKRIAENLVKKATLQSINNGHSKATYESYQKHPAEAIIGKSNSQSLSQQFHEGYASASVTTTKATRSFFSLSAFKGSK; from the exons ATGGATGTTGCTATGGATGCTGACATGCCATTGGACTACGTCGAGTTTCAGATTTCTCCAAGCCAAAATAG GTATGAGGCATGTCTGTGCTATGTGAACAAGAAAGAGAATAAAATAGCATCTGGACTTTTGGAGCATCTTTTACTGCATTCAGCTGAAATCAATGCTTTGCATTCAGAAGGATCTGATGCTAAGTACAAACTTAAACCTCCCAAAAACCCACGTGATTTAAAATGGTTTACAAAGTCCACACTGGAAAG GTTTCTACATATAACTTGTTCACCTGATATGCTGGACATCACCAATGCCGTTAGAAGAGAGATGTCTCAGCTGGAGGAAGCccgaagatttcacctttcttTGTATGCAAAG gatATGGAATCTGAGGTCCAAAGTGGCAAAACAG ATAGCAGCTCATCTCATGGCTCCTCGTCAACTCCAAAG ACTGAAGGATCAGATGCTTCCAA AAATGAATTGCTGCGAGCCATGGACATGAGGCTCACTGCATTAAGAGGAGAACTGACTGCTGCTTTTGATCAAGCTGTCGATTCTCGATATTCTGTTGAGGAAATGACTGATTTAGAGAAGTTCTCTACCCATTTTGGATCGATATACTTGAG GGATTCCTTGAGCAAGCACATAGAACTTGTACGAGATCAGTTGGCTCCTGTTTCAAGCTGCACACAGTTTTTGGAGAGCGATCGAATCTCTTCAAACCAAGGGAATAATGATTGTGTTGGATCATTAGCTTCTGAGCCACCAGTAGAATATGGTGCTTCTCCAGCAAAAGTTGCACAGATGGAGAGACAAAGCTCATCAGACCATGAGGAATCTTCTTTCtcaaatgaggaagagcaaACATCAGTGGAAAGAAGTCGCTCTCTCATAAGATCTGCTTCACCTAGGAGGTCAGCATCTCCAATGCGAAGGATACAAATTGGGAGGTCTGGATCTCGAAGATCTACCGCAATATCTATCAAGAATCTCAACTATATTCCTGCCAGAGAAAGGTTGGTGTTACCTAATAATCCAGATGGAATTGATAGTGATAAAGAAGGACATGAAGAGGCACTAAAAAAATCTGAGAATAATGTGAgaataagtgtgcaagatgctATAAGTCTTTTTGAACGTAAACAAAAGGATCAAATTGGGGATATTCAGAATGCCAGGCCATCGTCCAATGCATTTAGTGGTGGAAATAAATCTGTACTGAGAAGATGGAGTAGTGGAATCAGTCACGAATCTTCAAGGTACCACGAGGAATCTGTTTTAGAAGATGTTTCTCAGGTCcaaaataatctaaaaaatGTGGAAATTGTGAATAATTCACCAGCAGCTGAAGCTCAGTCTGGTGTTTCTTTTGAAGATATTCCTGTTGAGCATTTTGACATAGATGTGAAACTGAACTCACCGGAAGGGACAGAATGTGGTCTAGCATTTGCGCCAGAGGAGACTCTTCCGATCGAATCGACTAACGACCAGAAAAAAGCTGCCTTGGCTGAATGGAATCGTAAAACTGAAGCAGAACTAAATGATTTGATGATAAAGATGGTACAGACCAAGCCTACGAAATTTAGGACTGCTGTGCCCAATAGTAGCAAAAGGCGAAGCTTGCCAGATGAACAAAGAGCTGGCTTTTATGACCACAAGGAAAAGAGGGACGAGAAACTTCGAGGAGAAACTGGTAGAAGGAAAGCAGAGAAAGACAAACAGTTCAGGGTAATGCAACAGGTtcttgattcaagaaaatcagAATTGGCCTTCGCAAACACGAGAGATGCTGGTAAAAAGCAAATTGTAAAGAAACACCAGAAGCCACAGAAAAATGTGTCTCAACCTGAAGTACCAAAACCAGAGTCTCCAAAAATTGGCAGTATTAAGAAAACTTCACTAAAAGCATCTTCTCTGCCCACCACACGTAAATCATGGCCATCAGCACCATCTCCAAGGGCTTCAGCAGTGTCACCCACCAAGGTCTCTAACGGGAGAACTTTTGTTGGTGCCATGCAAGCTCGTAAATCACATCCAATATCATCTGTTTCTCGGTCGAGCAAAAAAGCAGAGACACCTCAAACACAGCCAAGGCCTGTAAAATCGAACAACAATATGACGAAGAGCACGACAAGCACTACTTATAAGAAGCAGCACTCTGTAACAGAAACGATCCAAACAACGAAAAGCAAAGTTCAAACTGCACCTGGAAATCCTGTTTCCTCTGCAAAACCTAGCGTATACAGCAAGGTTACCAAGAAGAGTACCATTGTTCCACTGGAATCGAAGCCTTTTCTTCGCAAAGGCTCTGGAACTAACTCCAATATTAATCCAGTCTCAAAGATCAAAGCATCCTTGCAATCTCAAGAACCATTGATGACTGTTTCATACCCAATCCCAACTGAGGAAAATAAGTCAGTTTCCGATTCTTCTGATCCTTTGATTCAGCATCAAGAGAATGAAATTGGAGAATCAGAGATCAATACATTGATGGAACCTGAGTTCTGTGCTACAAGCCCCCCAAAATGTGAAGACAAGGAGAGCCTTACCCAAGTTTACTCCACCAATGACCATGTAATTGATAGGGTGAGTGATCGAGAACTAGAAGCTGATATTGAAGAAGGGTCTGCCATCTCGCCTTCAGCTTGGGTCGAAATAGAGGAAAATGTAGATCATTCCAGTACATCCAATGGCCACATTTTTGAAATGGGATCTCCTGCTTCTGTAGCCCCAGTTAACACATCAAATTCACGGGTTCGTCATTCTCTGTCACAAATGCTTCTCGATGAAAACAATGAATCTGATATCACTGACTGGGGCAATGCTGAACATCCTCCACCAATGTCCTTCCAAAAAGATGTGCCTAAGGGATTTAAGAGGCTTCTAAAGTTTGCTCGCAAGAGTAAGAATGACTTAAATACAACTGGTTGGTCGAGTCCGACTGTATTTTCCGAAGGAGAGGAAGACACCGAGGATTCAAAATTGGTAAATAAAAGAATTGCTGAAAATCTGGTGAAAAAAGCAACCCTCCAATCAATTAACAATGGACATTCAAAAGCTACTTATGAAAGCTACCAAAAACATCCCG CTGAAGCAATTATTGGCAAATCCAACTCTCAGAGTTTATCCCAGCAGTTTCACGAGGGCTATGCTTCAGCTTCTGTGACCACTACCAAAG CAACAAGGTCATTCTTCTCTCTTTCAGCATTTAAAGGCAGCAAATAG